The segment TTGCcgcccccgcccgctgccgccgccgtcGCCTCCAGGCCCGCTCCGGGgccgccggccggggccgcccccgccgccgtcTCCGCCATGTTTGCCCGTCCCGGCCGTCGCGCCGGAAATGACGTCAGACGCGCGACGGCGGCAGCGAGCGCGTGACGCGTTGCTGGGAGACGAGGAGCGGGCCCAGAGGGCGGGGCCGGGCGTTGCTAGGAGACGGCCGAGCGCCAGTGTCCCAGAGTGCCCCGCGgccccccagtgacccccagtgtCCGCCCAGTCCCCCTCCAGTGTCTCCCAGTCCCCCTCAGTCCATCCCGTGTCCTCCAGTTCCCTCCCAGTATATCTCGGtgtcctcccagtgcctcccagtcctgCCAGGGACACCCTAGTGctctccagtccctcccagcgtcccccagtgcctcccagagtcctcccagtttcccccaggCCCCTCTGCAGCACATTCAGtgtctcccagtgcccccccccagtgtctccccaatcctcccagtgccccccagtcccctccagtCCCTTCCAGTGTCCCCCATTGCCTCCCAGatcctcccagtgtcccccaggcCCCTCTGCAGCACATTCAGtgtctcccagtgcccccccacagTGTCTCCCCAAtcctcccactgcctcccagtcccttccagtgtcccccagtgcctcccagagtcctccccgtgtcccccagacCCCTCTGCAATGCatccagtgccccccagtccatTCAATGTCCTCCCAGTaatgccccccagcacccctccaaggccgccccaccctgcAGTGACACCTCAGAGCCTTTATTGCCACCCCCGGCACTAATGAGGGTGCCACAGCGAGGGACCACGGCACGGGGACGCCACCGCCCCCCCCGACCTGGCaggtccccagggtgtccccacgGTGGGGTTCAGCGTGGTGGCCATGGTGCCGAGACACGGGCCGCCGGGCACCTTTGTTAAGCCCTAACGAGGCTGCCACCACGACGGAGGACGCCACGGAGGTGCCACCCCTGACCCTGTTCCGTTgagtccccaaagtgtccccaagtCCACCTCCAGGCAGCACCAGGAGACACACGCCAGGTCCATCCGTGGCGGGCGCCGTGCCGCGCTGTGCCGCGCTCCTTCGTTAGGTGGCAGGAGGACACGGACCGCACCCTGGAGGGGTCAGCTCTCTGTCCTGGCCCAGGGagtccccagagtgtccccagagtgtccccagcGTGGCTCCAAGGTCCGCAGTTCGGGTTCAGACGTCGCGTGGTGCTCACGGTGAGGCGGCGAGGGCCATCCAGCGCCACACTCCTTCGTTAAGGCCCTAACGAGGCTGCCACCACGACGGGCCGTGGCGTGGAGAAGCTGGAGCCCTTCTCATCCTGCTGAGacccccgggcgcccccagccCATCTCCAAGCGGGACCAGGAGCCCCACGCCAGGTTCAACCTGATGCCACGCCGTGTCCCCTCGCTCCCTCGTTAGGGCCTAACGGAGACGCCGCCACGACGGGACCCACCACGGCGACGCTGGCGCCCACTCCGTCCCAGGGGGCGTCCCCTGCCCATCTCCAAGCGTCCTTAGGGGCCACAGGCCGGGTCCCCCTCGGGGTGGGCCTTCAGGTGGCGTGTGAACTGGGGCTTGTAGCGGAAGCGCTTGCCGCAGCGCCCGCAGCCGTAGGGCTTCTCGCCGGTGTGGATGCGTTGGTGCTTGACCAGGTTGGAGCTGACGCAGAAGCTCTTGCCGCAGGCGCCGCAGCGGAAGGGTCGCTCGCCCGTGTGGGTCCTCTGGTGCTCAATGAGCGTGGAGCTCTGCCCGAAGGCCTTCCCGCACTCTCCACAGCGGTAGGGCCGCTCGCCGGTGTGGGTCCGCTGGTGGGACGCCAAGTGGGTCTTCTTCTTGAAGCGCTTCCCGCACTGCCCGCAGGAGAAGGGCTTCTCCCCGGTGTGGGTCCTCTCGTGCTTGACCAGGTTGGAGCTGAGGCTGAAGGTCTTCCCGCAGCGGCCGCAGCCGTAGGGCTTCTCCCCAGTGTGGGTCCGGAGATGCTTGACCAGGTTGGAGGTCCGGCCGAAGGTCTTGCCACACTCGGGGCAGGCGTAGGGCGTCTCGCCGGTGTGGGTGCGGCGGTGCTCGGTCAGGGTGGAGCTGCGGCTGAAGGCGCGGGCGCAGACTGGGCAGGCATAGGGCTTCTCGCCCGTGTGGGTCCGGAGGTGCTCGGCCAAGGTGGAGCTGCGGCTGAAGCTCTTCTCGCATTGGCCGCAGGTGAAGGGTCGCTCGCCCGTGTGGGTCCGCTGGTGCTCGATCAGGTTGGAGCTCTGCCCGAAGGTCTTCCCGCACTCGGTGCAGCGGTAGGGCTTCGGCGGTGTCCTGCCACCCTCCAGGAGACCCAGGAGGTTGATGAAGCCACGTGGGCGACCACCACTGCAGGCCGGCACCGCGGTacctgggagaggggagaggaacaTCTGTTGGGTCGTTGTACAACCATGGAGGGACATTCCCCAAGGCAGAACATCCCCTGTTGGGTCATTGTCCAACCATGGAGGGACGTTCCCCGAGGCAGAACGTCTGTTGGGTCATTGTCCAACCATGGAGGAACATTCCCCAAGGTAGAACATCCCCTGTTGGGTCATTGTCCAACCATGGAGGGACGTTCCCCAAGGCAGAACATCCCTTGTTGGGTCATTGGCCAACCATGGAGGGACGTTCCCCAAGGCAGAACATCCCTTGTTGGGTCATTGGCCAACCATGGAGGGACGTTCCCCAAGGCAGAACATCCCTTGTTGGGTCATTGGCCAACCATGGAGGGACGTTCCCCAAGGTAGAACATCCCTTGTTGGGTCATTGGCCAACCATGGAGGGACGTTCCCCAAGGCAGACCGTCTCCGGGGGGGTCACCGTGTGACCACGGAGGGTTATCCCATGCAGGAGAACATCTCCCAGGTGGTGTTTGCCCACCGTGGAGGACTATTCCCAGCAGAAGATCACCCCCTGGcccacatttttctcattttcttgtttttttcccccaaaagacCATGTCCCAGGTGCACTTTGGGCCCCCCACCAGGCTCGTCCTCCCCTCACCTGCGCAGGGCTCCGTGGGGATGTCCCTGTCACCCTggtcccggggagggggcggctcCTCCCCCGACTCCATCACGGCACCTGCAGGtggaaatggggggaaaaagggcaaaaaatgaaaaaaaaaccccacaaaaccaaacccagcatCCGCTcgagaaaaaaaacacccagcaTCCACAATTTTGCACCCCCCCAGCCAAGAACAAGCAgctcattttccccttttttcacccaaaacaaaaatccccacaacGAGTTAATTTTGCACCCCCCCCCAGCCGAGAACAAGCAgctcattttccccttttttcacccaaaacaaaaatccccacaacGAGTTAATTTTGCACCCACCCGGCCAAGAACAAGCAGCTCATTCCCCCCCTTTTTCACCCAAAACGAGTTAATTTTGCACCCCCCCCAGCCGAGAACAAGCAGataattttccccttttttcacccaaaacaaaaatccccacaaTGAGTtaatttccctccccccccccgcccgagAACAAGCAgctcattttccccttttttcacccaaaacaaaaatccccacaaTGagttaattcccccccccccgcgcccgagAACAAGCatctcattttccccttttttcacccaaaacaaaaatccccacaacGAGTTAATTTTGCACCCACCCGGCCGAGAACAAGCAGCTCATTCCCCCCCTTTTTCACCCAAAACGAGTTAATTTTGCACCCACCCGGCCAAGAACAAGCAGCTCATTCCCCCCCTTTTTCACCCAAAACGAGTTAATTTTGCACCCCCCCCAGCCGAGAACAAGCAgctcattttccccttttttcacccaaaacaaaaatccccacaaTGAgttaatttccccccccccccgcccgagAACAAGCAgctcattttccccttttttcacccAAAACGAGTTAATTTTGCACCCCCCCAGCCGAGAACAAACTgctcattttccccttttttcacccaaaacaaaaatccccacaaaGAGTTAATTTTGCAAACCTCCCCCCCCGCAAGGTcctatttttcctcctttccacccCGAAGCGCCCCCTCCTCCGCTAGCTaactcccctcccagccccagcctACAGGATCGGcccattttccccctttttcaccccaaaaccggGGGGAGGACCCTCACCCCAGCCCTGCAAGTGCTACGGCAGCTCCCCAGCGCTGACAGGCCCAATCCGGGTGTTTTTCCACCCAAAACGGCGGCGCATTGCCCGTTCCGGACAATGGTGGCGGGAGAGCCGCGCTTCCTGCCGCAAAGGCTCCCGGGGACACGCCGAGCACACGCGTGGCCCTGCGGACATGCCAAGCACATGTGTGGTCCTGGGAACATGTTTGTATGTGTGAAGGGACACGTGTGTCCCGTGCACACATGTAAAGGGACACGTGTGTCCTCAGGACACATGTAAAGGGGCACATGTGGCCCTGGGAGCACGTGAAGGGACACGTGTGTCCCCTGCACACATGTAAAGGGACACGTGTGTCCTCAGGACACATGTAAAGGGGCACATGTGGCCCTGGGAGCATGTGAAGGGACACGTGTGTCCTGTGCACACATGTAAAGGGACACGTGTGTCCTCAGGACACGTGTAAAGGGGCACATGTGGCCCTGGGAGCACGTGAAGGGACACGTGTGTCCCCTGCACACATGTAAAGGGACACACGTGTCCCTGGGAACACGTGaaggctcccagtgccccccagtgctcccagtaaccccccacatacctcccactgctcccagtgTCCCTCCAAACCCCACCAGTGCTCCCCCCAATcccacccagtgctcccagtaacacccagTGCCATCCCAAATGCCCCTATTAACCCCTCAGTGACCCTCGCAGTCCCTATTACTGCTCCCAGTACACCCAGTGCCCCCTCAatcccttcccagtgctccccGTGCCCCTCCAAATCCCCCCATTAAACCTTCAGTGCCCCTTGAAactcctcccagtgctcccagtataccccctttccctccccattgctcccagtgccccctgaagtcctgcccagtgctcccagcaacTCCTAGTGCTTCCTAAAGccaccccagtgctcccagcaacACCCCACTGCTCCCAGCGTCCCTCCAAACCCCACCAGTGCTGCCGGTGGCCCCCCCAATcccacccagtgctcccagtaacaaaCCACAACAGCAACGTTCTCTACTATTTATTGACATACCGGGGGATGCCACCCCCGCGGCCCTGCCCAGGAAGGACCCGGGTGTCTGTGGGCGCTGGCAGTCACCTGGgtcccctccgcggggacagATGCGGGGTCACGGGGCggtgggggggacacggaggcggggtggggacacggggacacgcccGAGGGTCGGGCACAGTTTTGGGGCAGGATGGAGTCGGGCGAGGACAAGATGGTTCTCCAAGGCGGAACCGTGGAGCTGGGGCACAACGGTGGGTCTCGGGGTGGTCTTCCAAGACGAAGCCACGGCCTTGGGGTgccaggagggacctgggggaggaCGAGGGTCCCCGGGTGGTCCTACAAGATGGAGATGTGGCCCTCGGCCACGATGAGGATCGTGGGGTGGTCCCCGAGACGAGGCCACGGCCTTGGGGCACCACGAGGGCCTTGGGTCAAGACGATGGATCCCAGGATGGTTCTCCAAGGTGAAGCCACGGCCCTGAGGGACCTGGTTCAAGATGAGGGACCTTGGTGCAGTCCTCCAAGACAAAGCCACGGCCTCGGGGCACCACGAGGGACCTGGCCCACGCCGAGGTGCCCCAGCCCGGGCCGACAGCGGTCTCAGGCGAGGTGGGTGCGCTGGTGCTTGCTGAAGGCCGAGCTCCAGCCGAAGGTCTTGCCGCACTGGGCGCAGCGGTAGGGCCGCTCGCCGGTGTGGGTGTGCCGGTGCTCCAGGAGGTTGGCGCTCTGCCGGAAGCTCTTGCCGCAGTCCCCGCAGCGGTAGGGCCGCTCGCCGGTGTGGGTGCGCCGGTGCTTGGCCAGGTGGGAGTTCTGGCAGAAGCTCTTGCCGCAGAGCCCGCAGGTGTAGGGCCGCTCGCCGGTGTGGGTGCGCTGGTGCTGGATGAGGTTGGAGCTCTGCCGGAACGCCTTCCCGCACTCGGTGCAGCGGTAGGGCCGCTCGCCGGTGTGCGTCAACCGGTGCTTGGCCAGGTAGGAGCCGAGGGCGAAGCCCTTGCCGCAGAGCGGGCAGAAGTGCCGCTCGCCCGCCCCGTGGGTCCGCCGGTGCTCGGCCAGGTTGGAGCTCTGGCTGAAGATCTTGCCGCACTCGgggcacttgtagggcttctcgcCGGTGTGGGTCACCTGGTGCCGCAGCAGCTTGGAGCTCTGCCCGAAGGCTTTGCCGCACTCGGGGCACTTGTAGGGCTTGGCGGGCGGGCGGCAGGCCCGGAGGTGCCGGGCCAAGCGGCAGCTCCAGAGGAAGGCGGCTCCGCagtggggacaccccaagggcTGCTCCGGCTGGTGGTGCCGCAGCCCGGCCGGCTGGGCGTAGGCTTTGCCGCAGGCCTCGCAGCGGTAGGGCTTGGCCGCCGGGCTGTGCCGCCGCCGGCGGTGCCGGGCCAGCTGGGCGCTGCCCTCGAAGCGCTCGGGGCAGAGCGGGCAGGCGAAGGCGCCGGCGTGGGTCTGCCGGTGGAGGAGCAAGGTGCCGCCGTGGCGGAAGGCCTGGCCGCACTCCTCGCAGCGGTGCGGCCGCTCGTCGCCGTCCTCGGCGGTGTCGCCCCGGTCCTTGCCATCGCCGTCGTGATGTTTTTTCCGGTGTCCGGCCAGGGCCGCCGGCCGGGAGAACTGCTCGCCGCAGTCGCGGCACCGGTGCCCGCCGTGGGCTCCCCGCCGGTGCTTGGCCAGGTCGGAGCTGACGGCGAAGCGGCGGCCGCACTCGGGGCAGCCGTAGGGCCGCTCGCCGGTGTGGGTCCGGCGGTGGGTGGCCAGCGTGGACTTACGGCCGAAGGCCCGCCCGCACTCGGGGCAGCCGTAGGGCCGCTCGCCGGTGTGGGTCCGGCGGTGGTGGACCAGGGTGGAGCTCTGGCTGAAGCGGGCGCCGCACTGCCCGCAGCGGAAGGGCTTCTCGCCGGTGTGGGTGCGCTGGTGCTCCAGGAGCGTGGACCCGCGGCTGAAGGCTTTGCCGCACTCGCCGCAGGCGTGGGGCTTGGCGCCGGCGTGGCCCTTGCGGTGCTCCAGCAGCGAGGAGCTCCAGCCGAAGGCCTTGCCGCAGTCCCCGCAGCGGTACGGCCGCTCGCCCGTGTGCACCCGCCGGTGCTTCAGCAGGTTGGAGCTCTGGGCGAAGGCTTTGCCGCACTCGCCGCAGCGGTAGGGCCGCGGGGCGGCCTCGCCGccgccatcctcctcctcctcctcctcctcctcctcctcacctgcaAGGGAGGGCGACACGGGGGTCACCCGCGCCTCGGCCTCCCCAGCCCGCGACACCGACGCGACGGCGACGACTCACCCGGCAGcagggcggcggtggcggcggcgggtccCAGCGGCGGGGGCGGACACCTGCGGAGGAAAACGGGGCTCGGCTGGTGGTGGCACCCGCGGGGACGCGACCCCGGGGCGGGTTTGGGGGTGAGGGACGGCGACGCTGCGAGGCGGGGATGTCACCCCGGGGACGTCGTCTCGGGGACGCTGGTCTGGGGGCGAGGGGACGCCTGGGGGGGGTGGGACATCACCCTGGGGACAAACGGGGATGTCCCCGACGGGCGGGGCACGAGAGCTCTGtgtcccctttcccccccccctcccgccgcgtctccgtgtcccccccgtccccgtccccacctGGTAGCCTCGGGGTCCTCCAGCGGGAAGGGGCCGTTGCTGTCACCGTCCTCCAGGAAGTCGGGGACCGAGGGGGGCTCGTCCTGGGGGGTTATTCGATGTGAGGAGCGGGGGGACGACACAGGGGGGGCAGGTCCGTCCCGTCCCCGTCCCTCTCCTCACCTCCATTGTCCTCAGCCGCGCCGAGGGGACCCCCCCTCACCTCTCCTCGGGGTCAGAGGTCAGGGAtcgcgggaggggggggggtttggggggcgcAGGAGCGGGGTTGGGGGCCCCTcggccggccccgggggctgctggacggccgccccctcccccccgggTCACCGCACGCGTCACACAcacggggtggggtgggggggtgtctgggtcccccccccccggacaccgGGGTCCACActgtcccccaccccccagcccgcCCCCCAAATTCCGGCGGggttttctccttcccccccccccctcctcttcctcttcctgtccggcccctcctcttcctcttcctccttcccagacGGTCGGTGAGTCCCGGCGCCCCTCAAGTTGCCGGATTTCACCCCAATTCGtgcggccgggggggggtgtgggggggcgggcagcgaggCAGGCGGGTAATTAGCGTCGCAATTAATACCTGCGGGGGCTGGCGATGAAAACCAGCCGCCGCCGGCTTCGTAATCATCGTGTGAATCGCGATGCGAGCGCTGGTCGCATTAATTGCGTTAATTGCAAGGCGCCGCATTAATTGCAGCTCCCGGCGTCCGTCGCTGCCGTAACTCGAATTCGCTGCGTCGAGCCGTTGCACGCATTAATTGCAGCCCGATGAATTAATTGCAATTAACTCAAGGCACCCATCGCAGTTCTTAAGCCCGTCGCGATAATTGCAACCCGCGTGGCGACGGAGAGAGGGTCGCGATTAATTCCGAACCCGCTGCGAGGTCCGAGTGTGGCTGATTAATTAACGAATTAATCAATCGGGCAGGCAGGATGCCGAAGGGGCCGCGGCAGCGCCCGGCAGAGCGGTACCGCCTGAAGTACAgccggctgcggcgggcggcgcgggcgctGGTCTTCGAGAACGGGGCCCTCTGCGACGAGGTGGCCCGGCTGGAGGCCAAGTGCCTACAGGCACGAGACGAGCGCCGGTTCCTCCTCACCCGGCTCCTCCAGCTCCGGGCCATGGCCGGCCCCGAGGAGGGCCCCGGTGAGGCCGCCGGCCGCCGGCCTCGCCGCGGTGGGTCCCGGGCCGACGGGTCAAGAGATGGAGGGAAAGATGGGGTGCGGTCGGCTGGAGCGAGAGATGGGTCGAGGCCAGCTGGGTCAAGAGATGGACTGAGGGATGGAGCGCGGTCAACTGGAGTGAGAGATGGGCCAAGAGATGAGTCGAGGCCAGCTGGGCCAAGAGATGGGCCAAGAGACGAGTCAAGACCAACTGGCTCAAGGGATGGGTCAAGGCCAGTTGGGTCAAGAGATGAGTCAAGGCCAGCTGGCTCAAGGCCCGTTGGGTCAAGAGATGGGGTGAGGCCAACTGGCTCAAGAGATGGACCAAGAGACAGTCCAGGAGACGGGTCGAGGTCCAACGGGCCGAGAGATGGGCCGAGAGACAGCTCAAGGACAGCTGGGCCAAGAGATGGCCCAAGGGATGAGTCAAGAGATGGGTTGAGGCCAGCGGGGCTGCGGGACGGCCCGAGAGACGATTTGAGGCCCAACGGGCCAAGAGGTGGCTCCAAGATGGACATGCTGCCAGCGGCCATCTTGAGACCACCTGAGGACATCTCCAGCCCAGCTGGGCCACCGGCAGCCATCTTGAGGCCACCCCCCCGCCGGCGCAGTGGGGCGTTGaccctgcccttggctctggGGCCTCTGACAGTGCACAGCCTGGGTGTCGGCGGCGTGGAGCCGGGGGCCATCTTGCCCCTGGGCTTCCATAGCACCCGCCTCTTTGCCAGCACCCGCCGGCCAGCCCGCCGCTGCCTCTACACTTGCCGGATCGTGGCCGGTCCCCGCTGCGAGATCGTGTCCGAGGATGATCCCGGGAGGGTGGTGGTGGGCCCCACGCCCGACGTCTGCCATGGCCGGCTCCTCCAGGccctgggggaggctggggggcggccccgggcgaTGCCACCGGCCCCTGGTGCTGGCGCTGACTTCTTTGGCCTCACCCACCCTACTGTCCGCCGGCTCCTCCAGGGCGAGGCCGGGGCCTTCCTCCAtcatgaggaggaggaggaagacgaggaggaggaggaagatgatgacgatgaggaggaggatgatgaagaggaggaggaggaggaaggggccaCCCCAGCCTTCACCTACGCTGACATCTTCCTCGGCAGCCCTGCTGGCTCCGATGagtgacccccccaccccgtacTCCAATAAACGACCCCAACTCCTGCTGCTGCCATGtttgttgggggggtggggggcaccacCTGGATACGGGGCTGGGACCTCGCCCCAGTCACTTGGGGTCTCCCAGCCCTCCCCTTGGCCACACCCCTTTGGTCACCGGTAGAGATGGGGCCATGGTCAAAACACGGTCAAAACACGTTTTATTGTCatcatggggatggggacaagatACGGGGAGGGGGACGCGACCCTCAGTTGTTAGGGTCACGTTCCCCTCCCCCCGTCTCCTATTGGATGTTGTGGTAGAGGTGGATGACGTCGGGGCAGTCGCTGAGGGCCTGGAGGAGCCGTTCTGCTTGCTCCCGCATCTCCTCCGGCAGCGTCACCCGGTCCCGGGGAAAGTACTCGATGGCGGCCGAGAGCGGGCGCAGCCCCGAGGCCTCCAGACGCTCCCGCACGGTCCGCAGGGCGGAGGTCTCACAGATGAACTGTGGGGAGTGGTCAGCAGTAGTTGGGGATGGTCAAGGAACGGCCGTGGGTGGTCAAGGAATGGCTGTGGGTGGTCAAGGAACGGCCAACAGCATCCAAGGGCAGTCAGGGATGGCCAAGGGCGGTTGGGGACAGTCAAGAGTGCTGGGGGCAACCAGTGGTGGTCAGGGCTGGTCCTCAGCGGGGAAGGAATGGACAGGAGCCGTCAGGAAGTAACCGAGAGCGGTTGGGGACAACCAACGGTGATCACGGATGGTGAGAAATGGCCAAGAGTTGCCAGGGAACGGCTGGGAGTGGCTGGGGACAACCGACGGTCATCGTGGGTGGCTCTGGATGGTCAGAAATGGCCAACAGCGGCCAGGGAACGGCCAGGAGCAGTCGGGGCACCAAGAGGAGCGCGCCGTCTGCTCTGAAAACGGCCAAACCCCGCACGCGCTGCCCTCCTCACCCACCTTCAgtgcctgctcctcctcctcctcctcctcctcgtcctcatCCAGGGAGACGT is part of the Athene noctua chromosome 37, bAthNoc1.hap1.1, whole genome shotgun sequence genome and harbors:
- the LOC141972927 gene encoding uncharacterized protein LOC141972927 → MEDEPPSVPDFLEDGDSNGPFPLEDPEATRCPPPPLGPAAATAALLPGEEEEEEEEEEDGGGEAAPRPYRCGECGKAFAQSSNLLKHRRVHTGERPYRCGDCGKAFGWSSSLLEHRKGHAGAKPHACGECGKAFSRGSTLLEHQRTHTGEKPFRCGQCGARFSQSSTLVHHRRTHTGERPYGCPECGRAFGRKSTLATHRRTHTGERPYGCPECGRRFAVSSDLAKHRRGAHGGHRCRDCGEQFSRPAALAGHRKKHHDGDGKDRGDTAEDGDERPHRCEECGQAFRHGGTLLLHRQTHAGAFACPLCPERFEGSAQLARHRRRRHSPAAKPYRCEACGKAYAQPAGLRHHQPEQPLGCPHCGAAFLWSCRLARHLRACRPPAKPYKCPECGKAFGQSSKLLRHQVTHTGEKPYKCPECGKIFSQSSNLAEHRRTHGAGERHFCPLCGKGFALGSYLAKHRLTHTGERPYRCTECGKAFRQSSNLIQHQRTHTGERPYTCGLCGKSFCQNSHLAKHRRTHTGERPYRCGDCGKSFRQSANLLEHRHTHTGERPYRCAQCGKTFGWSSAFSKHQRTHLASKPYRCTECGKTFGQSSNLIEHQRTHTGERPFTCGQCEKSFSRSSTLAEHLRTHTGEKPYACPVCARAFSRSSTLTEHRRTHTGETPYACPECGKTFGRTSNLVKHLRTHTGEKPYGCGRCGKTFSLSSNLVKHERTHTGEKPFSCGQCGKRFKKKTHLASHQRTHTGERPYRCGECGKAFGQSSTLIEHQRTHTGERPFRCGACGKSFCVSSNLVKHQRIHTGEKPYGCGRCGKRFRYKPQFTRHLKRSHTGERPFLCAECGKSFGRSSSLTCHQRIHAPRKPYACGTCGKAFTQLSSFQSHQRVHTGERPYLCPQCGRMFSDPSSYRRHQRAHQGVKPYGCGECGKAFRQPADLAVHRRTHTGERPWRCGECGKTFVASWDLKRHRLTHTGERPWRCGECGKSFGERAALGKHRRTHSGERPYACGRCGKGFGGASGLRKHERTHGKREEGGGDNVAAGAAVDVAAGAGLGVATGAGLGLATGAGLGMAAGLGLGMAGGGQGVAARLGHEVAAGVGHNMVARAGHGMASSTGRDVTGQPGHLTATSVGRGVVVGIGHDVACPPGHGMAAGAGHDASGHPGHGAASGVGHGLAAAIGHNVGAQPGHGMAAGVGHEAGVQPGHKVAAGAGHNMAAGLGHTVAAQAVHDVAAATGRDASAQPGPDVATGLGDSATTTAGMGPIVAAGDGHNMAATNMAATIESPNISAANMAATNVAATVESPNMSTANMAAPMGDPKMAAPRMATPIGAPGVCLVDGGVVPPGPASQEPRPFACPLCPKHFRARAGLRKHQRRHGHAPSPQATPTPAETA
- the LOC141972940 gene encoding uncharacterized protein LOC141972940, whose protein sequence is MPKGPRQRPAERYRLKYSRLRRAARALVFENGALCDEVARLEAKCLQARDERRFLLTRLLQLRAMAGPEEGPGEAAGRRPRRGGSRADGSRDGGKDGVRSAGARDGSRPAGSRDGLRDGARSTGVRDGPRDESRPAGPRDGPRDESRPTGSRDGSRPVGSRDESRPAGSRPVGSRDGVRPTGSRDGPRDSPGDGSRSNGPRDGPRDSSRTAGPRDGPRDESRDGLRPAGLRDGPRDDLRPNGPRGGSKMDMLPAAILRPPEDISSPAGPPAAILRPPPRRRSGALTLPLALGPLTVHSLGVGGVEPGAILPLGFHSTRLFASTRRPARRCLYTCRIVAGPRCEIVSEDDPGRVVVGPTPDVCHGRLLQALGEAGGRPRAMPPAPGAGADFFGLTHPTVRRLLQGEAGAFLHHEEEEEDEEEEEDDDDEEEDDEEEEEEEGATPAFTYADIFLGSPAGSDE